One genomic region from Leptolyngbyaceae cyanobacterium JSC-12 encodes:
- a CDS encoding glycosyltransferase (IMG reference gene:2510096865~PFAM: Glycosyl transferases group 1): protein MVNAVLSDRPSLSGVKFALVHEWLTPKATGGSELVVQEILKWIDADLYALIDFESTNPKSYLYKRRIGTTFLQNFPLARNGVQKYLPFLPFAIEQLDLKQYDVILSSSHCVAKGVLTGAHQLHVCYCHAPLRYAWDLTFDYLQSSRMGQGLPGIFTRYLLHRLRQWDVIAANRVDYFIANSRSTARRIWRCYRRSAEVIYPPVETQRFQFQPKKEDFYLTVSRLVSYKKVLLIVEAFNQLGRSLVVIGEGPEIGLIRQIAKPNVKVLGWQPDEVVERYMAQARAFVYAAYEDFGIAPVEAQACGTPVIAFGAGGTQETVQDLHQYAEKATGVLFSQQTVADLVSAIAAFEEHQHYFNPEVIRSHALKFDAEIFKQQYLNFLENCYREFQVKSRSNLTNHG, encoded by the coding sequence GTGGTTAATGCTGTGTTAAGCGATCGCCCATCTTTATCGGGAGTAAAATTTGCGCTAGTTCATGAGTGGTTAACGCCAAAAGCCACAGGTGGTTCTGAATTAGTAGTTCAAGAAATATTGAAATGGATTGATGCAGATCTTTATGCGTTGATTGATTTTGAGTCCACCAATCCAAAAAGTTATCTCTACAAACGCCGGATTGGTACAACCTTTCTTCAGAACTTCCCTCTAGCCCGCAACGGAGTTCAAAAGTATCTACCCTTTCTTCCCTTTGCGATCGAGCAGCTCGATCTTAAGCAATACGACGTGATTCTTTCCTCCTCCCATTGCGTTGCAAAGGGGGTGCTTACAGGGGCACATCAGTTACACGTCTGTTACTGTCATGCGCCGTTGCGTTACGCCTGGGATTTAACATTTGATTATTTACAAAGTAGCCGGATGGGGCAGGGCTTGCCGGGCATATTCACTCGCTATTTGTTACATCGCCTACGCCAATGGGATGTAATTGCCGCGAACCGGGTTGATTATTTCATTGCGAATTCTCGAAGTACAGCTCGTCGAATCTGGCGCTGCTATCGCCGTTCAGCAGAAGTGATTTACCCACCAGTCGAGACCCAGCGATTTCAGTTCCAGCCTAAAAAAGAAGATTTCTACCTGACTGTCTCGCGGCTTGTTAGCTATAAGAAAGTGCTGTTGATTGTTGAGGCATTTAATCAATTGGGGCGATCGCTAGTGGTGATTGGTGAAGGACCTGAAATAGGATTAATTCGCCAAATTGCCAAACCAAATGTGAAGGTGTTGGGCTGGCAACCCGATGAAGTCGTAGAACGCTACATGGCGCAAGCAAGAGCGTTTGTCTACGCTGCCTATGAAGATTTTGGCATTGCTCCAGTTGAGGCACAGGCTTGTGGAACACCAGTAATTGCTTTTGGGGCAGGGGGAACCCAAGAAACGGTTCAAGATTTGCATCAATATGCTGAAAAGGCAACAGGTGTCTTGTTCTCGCAGCAAACGGTTGCTGATTTGGTCTCAGCAATCGCCGCCTTTGAGGAGCATCAGCACTACTTTAACCCAGAGGTCATTCGATCCCATGCCTTAAAATTTGATGCTGAAATTTTCAAGCAACAGTACTTGAATTTTCTAGAAAACTGCTACCGAGAATTCCAGGTAAAATCACGCTCTAACCTGACAAACCATGGTTAA
- a CDS encoding uroporphyrinogen decarboxylase (IMG reference gene:2510096862~PFAM: Uroporphyrinogen decarboxylase (URO-D)~TIGRFAM: uroporphyrinogen decarboxylase), with product MTGSTQVPFLLRAARGEVLERPPVWMMRQAGRYMKVYRELRERYPSFRDRSEKPDLAIEISLQPFRAFQPDGVILFSDILTPLPGMGIPFDIIESRGPIIDPPIRTWEQVRQVHSLQPEESLPFIREILQALRQEVGNRATVLGFVGAPWTLAAYAIEGKSSKDYTIIKSMAFNEPALLHEFLGKIADSIATYVLYQIDSGAQIIQMFDSWAGHLSPQDYDTFALPYQQRVIQQVKATHPDTPLILYISGSAGVLERMGQSGIDIVSVDWTVDMADARQRLGSNIGVQGNVDPGVLFGSKELIRDRILDTIRKAGRWKHILNLGHGILPNTPEENAAFFFETAKQAEQLLAIHA from the coding sequence ATGACCGGGTCAACCCAGGTTCCTTTCTTGCTGAGAGCGGCGCGTGGTGAAGTGTTAGAGCGACCACCTGTATGGATGATGAGGCAGGCGGGGCGGTATATGAAAGTTTACCGGGAACTTCGGGAACGGTATCCTTCGTTCCGCGATCGCTCTGAAAAGCCAGACCTCGCCATTGAAATTTCGCTGCAACCGTTTCGGGCATTTCAGCCGGATGGTGTGATTTTGTTTTCAGACATTCTGACACCGCTACCCGGCATGGGGATTCCATTCGATATTATCGAAAGTCGAGGACCCATTATTGATCCACCCATTCGCACATGGGAGCAGGTAAGGCAGGTTCACTCCCTACAACCGGAAGAATCATTGCCATTTATTCGAGAAATCTTACAAGCGCTCAGGCAAGAAGTTGGAAATCGGGCAACTGTTTTAGGATTTGTCGGTGCTCCGTGGACACTGGCTGCATATGCGATTGAAGGTAAAAGCTCTAAAGACTACACCATTATCAAAAGCATGGCGTTTAATGAACCTGCGCTGCTGCATGAATTTTTGGGCAAAATTGCGGATTCAATCGCGACCTACGTTCTCTATCAGATTGACTCCGGAGCTCAAATTATTCAAATGTTTGATTCTTGGGCCGGGCATCTCAGTCCTCAAGACTACGATACCTTTGCTCTCCCTTATCAGCAGCGAGTGATTCAACAGGTAAAAGCCACTCATCCAGATACTCCACTTATCCTTTATATTAGCGGCAGTGCTGGGGTGCTAGAGCGCATGGGGCAATCTGGGATAGATATTGTCAGCGTTGATTGGACGGTCGATATGGCGGATGCTCGCCAACGACTTGGTTCTAATATTGGGGTACAGGGAAACGTTGATCCAGGTGTACTATTTGGGTCAAAGGAACTGATTCGCGATCGCATCCTCGATACAATCCGCAAAGCGGGTCGTTGGAAGCATATTCTCAATCTCGGACATGGTATTCTGCCAAACACCCCCGAGGAGAATGCAGCGTTCTTCTTTGAAACTGCCAAGCAAGCCGAGCAGCTATTAGCCATTCACGCTTAA
- a CDS encoding guanylate kinase (IMG reference gene:2510096868~PFAM: Guanylate kinase~TIGRFAM: guanylate kinase), which produces MGMGRLIVLTGPSGVGKGTLLRSLMKRHPELYLSVSATTRAPRPGEVHGSDYFFVTRPTFERMIANGELLEWAEFAGNLYGTPRAVVEEQIRQGHWVILEIELEGARQIRKTFPDALRIFILPPSILELECRIRNRGQDTEDAIARRLQRAREEIDAANEFDLQIVNDDFDKALSRIEEALFAPAVC; this is translated from the coding sequence ATGGGAATGGGCAGATTGATTGTTTTAACTGGACCGAGCGGAGTCGGGAAGGGAACACTACTGCGATCGCTGATGAAACGGCATCCAGAGTTGTATCTTTCAGTGTCTGCTACAACCCGCGCGCCTCGCCCTGGCGAAGTTCATGGGAGTGATTACTTTTTTGTAACCCGCCCAACCTTCGAACGCATGATTGCTAATGGGGAACTATTGGAATGGGCTGAGTTCGCTGGTAATCTATATGGAACGCCCCGCGCTGTTGTAGAAGAGCAAATTCGCCAGGGGCATTGGGTGATTTTAGAAATTGAACTGGAAGGGGCACGACAAATTCGCAAAACCTTTCCCGATGCATTAAGAATTTTTATCTTGCCACCCTCTATTCTGGAGTTAGAATGTCGAATTCGGAATCGAGGACAGGATACAGAAGATGCGATCGCCCGCAGGCTGCAACGTGCTCGGGAAGAGATAGATGCGGCCAACGAATTCGATCTTCAAATTGTCAACGATGATTTTGACAAAGCCCTTAGCCGTATTGAAGAAGCACTATTCGCACCTGCTGTTTGCTAG
- a CDS encoding putative RNA-binding protein, snRNP like protein (IMG reference gene:2510096866~PFAM: Domain of unknown function (DUF814); Fibronectin-binding protein A N-terminus (FbpA)): MQPVDFTTLTAIAADLRATWLPARLEQVYQRDRYTLFLGLRTFDQRGWLLVSWHPQAARLCISDPPPRHPDTFTFSQQLRHQIGNLALVAIAAIAPWERVLDLQFARRPGDPPLWHLYVEIMGKYSNVILANQDNQIITAAHQVSVQQSSVRPIQTGQSYEVPPISSDPSPSFHESFERWQERVSLVPGVLKKRLLKTYRGLSSAIVQSLIQAAQLDPNQSTESLSLEDWRSLFQQWQQWLQILDKEDFHPGWVSTGYTVLGWGATTPSENVHDLIDRYYRDQLNVQEFTQLHHHLSQKLSNLLTKLRLKAQDFYARMAQSDQADQYRQQADLLMAHLHKWQPGMSSISLADFATGNPITIPLNPEKNAVQNAQALYKRHQKLKRARSAIAPLLEDVINEIHYLEQVEASLAELKQYETQEDLDALQEIRDELVQQQYLEKPEYSSVSLNREDGASQPYRYKTPAGFEVLVGRNNRQNDQLTFRTAGDYDLWFHTQEIPGSHVLLRLEPGSIPDTPDLEYVANVAAFHSRGRQSEQVPVVYTKPKNVYKPKGAKPGMIIYKHEQVIWGKPQQFADALFQKTGKMSGKHEEL, from the coding sequence GTGCAACCCGTAGACTTTACAACCCTGACAGCAATTGCTGCTGACCTTCGAGCAACTTGGCTACCGGCACGGCTGGAGCAGGTTTATCAGCGCGATCGCTACACGCTGTTTCTAGGACTCCGGACGTTTGACCAGCGAGGGTGGTTATTAGTTTCCTGGCATCCACAGGCTGCTCGTTTATGTATTAGCGATCCACCTCCACGTCATCCGGATACCTTTACTTTCAGTCAGCAGTTGCGGCACCAGATCGGAAATTTGGCATTGGTGGCAATCGCGGCGATCGCTCCCTGGGAACGGGTGCTTGATTTACAATTTGCTCGACGACCTGGTGATCCACCTTTGTGGCATCTCTATGTGGAAATCATGGGGAAGTACAGTAATGTGATTCTGGCAAACCAGGACAACCAGATTATTACCGCAGCCCATCAAGTTAGTGTTCAACAATCAAGCGTGCGTCCTATTCAAACAGGGCAGTCTTACGAAGTTCCCCCAATTTCTTCTGACCCAAGCCCCTCATTCCATGAATCGTTTGAGCGTTGGCAAGAACGGGTTAGCCTTGTTCCTGGCGTACTCAAAAAGAGGTTACTTAAAACCTATCGAGGGTTAAGTTCTGCCATTGTTCAGTCGCTGATTCAAGCGGCTCAGTTAGACCCCAACCAATCAACCGAATCGCTTTCTCTGGAAGATTGGCGATCGCTGTTTCAGCAGTGGCAACAATGGTTACAAATCTTAGACAAAGAGGATTTCCACCCCGGTTGGGTGTCAACTGGTTATACCGTGCTAGGATGGGGCGCCACTACTCCATCAGAAAATGTGCACGATTTAATTGATCGCTACTACCGCGACCAACTGAATGTCCAGGAATTTACTCAACTACACCACCATCTCAGCCAGAAATTAAGCAATTTGCTAACTAAATTGCGGCTGAAAGCGCAAGATTTTTATGCACGGATGGCTCAATCTGACCAGGCTGATCAGTATCGACAACAGGCAGATTTATTGATGGCGCACCTACACAAATGGCAGCCTGGAATGTCTAGTATTTCCCTTGCCGACTTTGCCACCGGAAACCCCATTACAATTCCGCTCAATCCAGAAAAAAATGCGGTGCAAAACGCTCAAGCCCTTTACAAACGACACCAAAAGTTGAAACGAGCACGCAGCGCGATCGCTCCCTTATTGGAAGATGTCATCAACGAAATCCATTATTTGGAACAAGTGGAAGCATCCCTTGCTGAACTGAAACAGTATGAAACCCAGGAAGATTTGGACGCGCTGCAAGAAATTCGCGATGAGCTAGTGCAGCAACAGTACTTAGAGAAGCCGGAATACAGTAGCGTCTCACTCAATCGTGAAGACGGTGCTAGTCAACCCTATCGCTATAAAACACCTGCCGGGTTTGAAGTATTAGTTGGGCGCAACAATCGCCAGAATGACCAACTGACCTTTCGCACGGCTGGAGATTATGATCTTTGGTTTCATACCCAGGAAATCCCAGGCAGTCATGTGCTCTTACGGTTAGAACCAGGCAGCATTCCAGACACCCCTGACTTGGAATACGTTGCTAATGTCGCGGCTTTTCATAGCCGAGGGCGGCAAAGTGAACAGGTGCCAGTGGTGTACACCAAGCCCAAAAATGTTTACAAACCAAAAGGTGCAAAGCCAGGAATGATTATCTACAAGCATGAACAGGTCATTTGGGGTAAACCTCAGCAGTTTGCTGATGCCCTCTTTCAAAAGACAGGCAAAATGTCAGGAAAACATGAAGAATTATGA
- a CDS encoding glycosyl transferase possibly involved in lipopolysaccharide synthesis (IMG reference gene:2510096864~PFAM: Bacterial sugar transferase), with protein sequence MTAESQLVSGKSLRAILRRGVFPYLLDSLHGETAKRMFDIVFSLTVLIVFSPLYLLLSLLVAVSSPGPIFYVQERVGKKYRRFDCIKFRTMVENADNVLEQMMERSPRLRREFQENFKLRRDPRITWIGRFLRITSLDEFPQFWNVLKGDMSVVGPRPLVVEELPKYGKYMDRVLTARPGITGLWQVSGRNDIPYPRRVQIDVYYVNCRSFWMDLWIIVKTIGVVIFPKDNGAY encoded by the coding sequence ATGACTGCTGAAAGTCAACTCGTCTCCGGCAAATCACTTCGTGCAATCCTCAGACGTGGTGTTTTCCCATATCTGTTGGATTCTCTGCATGGAGAGACTGCCAAGCGAATGTTCGATATTGTCTTCTCGTTGACGGTTTTAATTGTTTTTTCCCCTCTATATCTTCTGCTCAGTTTACTGGTTGCGGTTAGCTCGCCCGGTCCAATCTTTTATGTGCAAGAAAGAGTTGGCAAAAAGTACAGGCGGTTTGATTGCATCAAGTTCAGGACAATGGTAGAAAATGCCGACAATGTACTCGAGCAGATGATGGAGCGATCGCCTCGATTACGGCGAGAGTTCCAGGAAAATTTCAAACTTAGACGCGATCCTCGAATTACGTGGATTGGTCGCTTTCTCCGAATTACCAGTTTGGATGAGTTTCCGCAGTTTTGGAACGTCCTCAAAGGGGATATGAGCGTAGTAGGTCCCCGACCCCTGGTTGTAGAAGAATTACCCAAATATGGCAAATACATGGATCGAGTATTAACCGCTCGACCCGGCATTACTGGGCTATGGCAAGTCTCTGGACGTAACGATATTCCTTACCCAAGGCGAGTGCAGATTGATGTTTATTACGTAAATTGCCGCAGCTTTTGGATGGATCTCTGGATTATTGTGAAGACGATTGGGGTTGTCATTTTTCCCAAAGATAACGGCGCGTACTGA
- a CDS encoding K+dependent Na+ exchanger related-protein (IMG reference gene:2510096869~PFAM: Sodium/calcium exchanger protein~TIGRFAM: calcium/proton exchanger (cax); K+-dependent Na+/Ca+ exchanger related-protein) — protein MNILVIGILIAGLVLLVVGAELLVRGASKLAALLGMSPLVIGLTIVAYGTSSPEMAVSVQSSLIGQANITLGNVIGSNIFNVLFILGVSAIAAPLVVAQQLIRLDVPIMIGVSGLMLLFSLDGKISRSDGIILFIGGVIYTLFLIYQSRQEQNQAIQEEYAKYGEINQTHTWQKWVINLIFIAAGLVLLVLGSRFLVDSSITIARAIGVSELVIGLTIVAAGTSLPELATSLIASIRGERDIAVGNVVGSNIFNILAVLGLSAAVSPNGITVLQAALRFDIPVMLSVSIACLPIFFTGNLITRWEGFVFTAYYCIYTLYLLLSSAQHSSLPAFSTVLMFFILPITIITLVVITLRELRDRRKRRGEL, from the coding sequence ATGAACATTTTAGTCATCGGTATCTTGATTGCCGGGCTTGTTTTGCTGGTAGTCGGGGCGGAGTTGCTGGTGCGTGGAGCATCGAAACTTGCAGCATTACTGGGGATGTCTCCCCTGGTAATCGGGCTAACAATCGTAGCATATGGCACCAGTTCCCCAGAAATGGCAGTCAGCGTTCAGTCTAGCCTGATAGGGCAGGCAAATATTACACTCGGCAATGTAATAGGAAGCAACATCTTCAATGTACTGTTTATCTTGGGAGTATCAGCGATCGCGGCTCCCCTCGTCGTTGCTCAACAACTGATTCGACTGGATGTCCCCATCATGATCGGGGTATCGGGGCTTATGCTGTTGTTTAGCTTAGACGGCAAAATTAGCCGCTCTGATGGCATTATTTTGTTTATTGGTGGCGTAATTTACACCCTTTTCTTGATTTACCAGAGTCGTCAGGAACAAAATCAGGCAATTCAGGAGGAATACGCTAAATATGGCGAGATCAATCAAACGCACACCTGGCAAAAGTGGGTTATCAACCTGATTTTCATTGCAGCAGGGCTGGTGTTGCTGGTGTTGGGGTCTCGCTTTTTAGTTGACAGTTCAATCACCATTGCACGAGCTATCGGCGTTAGTGAACTGGTGATTGGGTTAACCATTGTGGCAGCCGGAACTTCGTTACCTGAACTCGCCACTTCACTGATTGCTAGCATTCGGGGCGAACGTGATATTGCAGTTGGCAATGTAGTCGGCAGCAACATTTTCAATATTCTGGCAGTGTTGGGCTTGTCGGCAGCCGTTTCACCCAACGGGATCACCGTATTGCAGGCAGCATTGCGATTTGATATCCCAGTCATGCTTTCAGTTTCAATAGCCTGCCTACCTATCTTCTTCACTGGCAACCTGATCACCCGTTGGGAAGGCTTTGTTTTCACTGCATACTACTGTATTTATACTCTCTACTTGCTTCTATCATCTGCGCAGCATAGTAGTTTACCTGCATTCAGCACAGTACTCATGTTCTTTATTTTGCCAATTACTATTATCACCTTAGTAGTCATTACATTGAGAGAACTGCGCGATCGCCGGAAACGACGTGGAGAGCTTTAA
- a CDS encoding hypothetical protein (IMG reference gene:2510096867~PFAM: Domain of unknown function (DUF370)) codes for MASERMLLTPSCSQPNMDIKLINIGFGNIVSANRVIAIVSPESAPIKRIITDARDSRQLIDATYGRRTRAVIITDSGHVILSAIQPETVANRFISSKDSHAADD; via the coding sequence ATGGCATCAGAGCGTATGCTCCTCACTCCATCTTGCAGTCAGCCGAATATGGACATCAAGTTAATCAATATAGGCTTCGGGAACATTGTGTCCGCGAACCGGGTGATTGCGATTGTCAGTCCCGAATCTGCTCCCATCAAACGTATCATTACCGATGCCAGGGATAGCCGACAATTGATTGATGCAACCTATGGACGTCGCACAAGGGCTGTTATTATTACAGACTCAGGTCATGTTATTCTGTCTGCCATTCAACCGGAGACCGTTGCCAATCGGTTTATTTCCAGTAAAGACAGTCATGCAGCAGATGATTAA
- a CDS encoding Photosystem I reaction centre subunit III (IMG reference gene:2510096871~PFAM: Photosystem I reaction centre subunit III), translated as MLNSLANLAFQKCPLFICKTDIILETKGNNSMRRLFALILAVTLWFGFAPDQSAEAFNLTPCSESAAFAQRAKSSTSSTAPQRYEFYAKSGLLCGEDGLPHLIVDGSLNHAGEFLIPSILFLYIAGWIGWAGRSYIQAAKKSGSAEEKEIIIDVPLALKCSLSGFSWPLLALKELTTGELTAKDTEIPISPR; from the coding sequence ATGCTAAATAGTTTAGCGAACCTGGCATTCCAAAAATGTCCGCTCTTTATTTGTAAAACAGACATCATTCTTGAAACGAAGGGAAACAATTCCATGCGACGATTGTTTGCTCTCATTCTTGCCGTTACCCTCTGGTTTGGATTTGCCCCAGACCAGTCTGCTGAGGCATTTAACCTGACCCCCTGCAGTGAAAGTGCTGCCTTTGCTCAACGGGCAAAATCTTCTACTAGCTCAACGGCTCCTCAGCGCTACGAGTTCTATGCCAAATCTGGTTTGTTGTGCGGTGAAGATGGCTTACCCCACCTGATTGTGGATGGTAGCCTGAATCACGCGGGTGAATTCCTCATTCCCAGTATCCTCTTCCTCTACATTGCAGGTTGGATCGGGTGGGCTGGACGCTCTTACATCCAGGCAGCGAAGAAAAGCGGTTCTGCCGAAGAGAAAGAAATCATTATCGATGTACCTCTAGCATTGAAATGTTCTTTGTCTGGGTTCAGCTGGCCTCTGTTAGCTCTGAAAGAGTTGACTACAGGCGAGTTGACCGCGAAAGATACTGAGATTCCCATCTCTCCTCGCTAA
- a CDS encoding Photosystem I reaction centre subunit IX / PsaJ (IMG reference gene:2510096870~PFAM: Photosystem I reaction centre subunit IX / PsaJ), whose translation MQYFMKYLSTAPVIAAIWLTITAGILIEFNRFFPDLLFHPLVK comes from the coding sequence ATGCAATATTTCATGAAATATCTTTCTACCGCTCCAGTGATTGCTGCCATCTGGCTAACCATCACAGCGGGAATTTTGATTGAGTTCAATCGGTTTTTCCCTGACCTCCTTTTCCACCCGTTGGTTAAGTAA
- a CDS encoding hypothetical protein (IMG reference gene:2510096863): MMNRVGSRWFAAVSAIALLTVGVITDLASSVPLKDGDKINGLVGRTSPGFQFRNTARPGAPTQTARGQEHTFAAQRGDVIEVSIMPEDGSALRPALVLFDPTGRQVAYSENPNFFKYQVVRPGAYRLVVLARNNSLGRYSLEIDGLSSSTTAIAPADQIMQNTLKLRVIGCGVPNVARIKIGTEERCTRDIEPGVYTYEEASKSIKLVDTRRDLLASRLQLNVLDRCPSPATSVAQITLTDPQDGKDYTYCATPSRYVQAGAYRYNPTTDTLTPAVVTQNPTTPVTPTTPTAPLDARRQLLQTEYGLTVLENCPAARTSFVVVNFPEGNQIYQYCANPNRLVRAGEYNYNKQTGTLDVATKPVNCTVTIGGICLVK; the protein is encoded by the coding sequence ATGATGAATCGCGTTGGTTCTCGTTGGTTTGCCGCAGTAAGCGCGATCGCTTTGCTGACTGTGGGAGTAATCACAGACTTAGCATCTTCTGTTCCCCTCAAAGATGGAGACAAAATCAATGGCTTGGTCGGTAGAACGTCTCCTGGATTTCAGTTTAGAAACACTGCCCGACCGGGTGCCCCTACCCAAACAGCGCGTGGGCAGGAGCACACTTTTGCAGCCCAGCGGGGTGATGTGATTGAAGTGTCTATTATGCCTGAAGATGGTAGTGCCCTCAGACCTGCGCTGGTATTGTTTGACCCTACAGGTAGACAGGTTGCTTATAGCGAGAACCCCAATTTCTTTAAGTATCAGGTGGTACGACCAGGTGCTTACAGGCTAGTGGTGCTTGCTAGAAATAATTCCCTGGGGCGGTATAGCTTAGAAATTGATGGGTTAAGTTCATCTACAACGGCGATCGCCCCAGCCGATCAGATCATGCAAAATACCCTCAAACTGAGAGTCATCGGTTGTGGGGTTCCAAACGTTGCCCGCATCAAAATCGGGACAGAAGAACGCTGTACCCGCGACATTGAACCTGGAGTCTATACTTACGAAGAAGCCTCTAAAAGCATTAAATTAGTTGATACACGGCGTGATTTACTTGCCAGCAGGCTGCAACTGAACGTGTTAGACCGTTGTCCATCCCCTGCAACCTCAGTTGCCCAGATTACCCTGACCGATCCACAAGATGGAAAAGATTACACCTACTGTGCGACCCCCAGTCGCTACGTACAAGCGGGCGCTTATCGCTACAATCCCACGACCGATACGTTGACTCCGGCAGTTGTTACCCAAAATCCAACCACCCCCGTTACCCCAACGACCCCAACCGCTCCGCTGGATGCAAGACGGCAGTTATTGCAGACCGAATATGGGCTAACTGTGCTGGAAAATTGCCCCGCTGCTCGAACATCCTTTGTAGTGGTGAATTTTCCAGAAGGGAACCAGATTTACCAATATTGTGCCAACCCAAATCGTCTAGTTCGGGCAGGTGAATACAATTACAACAAGCAAACAGGGACACTTGATGTTGCTACCAAGCCTGTAAATTGCACTGTAACGATTGGTGGAATTTGTTTAGTCAAATAG
- a CDS encoding O-sialoglycoprotein endopeptidase (IMG reference gene:2510096872~PFAM: Glycoprotease family~TIGRFAM: putative glycoprotease GCP; metallohydrolase, glycoprotease/Kae1 family), producing MATILAIETSCDETAVAIVNNREILSSIVSSQIATHCLYGGVVPEVASRKHVEMLNPAIAQALENANLTWSSIDAIAATCAPGLVGALLVGLTTAKTLAILHQKPFLGVHHLEGHIYASYLSEPSLEPPFICLLVSGGHTSLIYVKDCGHYEVLGQTRDDAAGEAFDKVARLMNLGYPGGPIIDKLAKLGNPQAFALPEGQVSLPEGGFHRYDSSFSGLKTAVLRLTQKLQQESPNLPVNDLAASFQETVAKALTKRAIACALDYGLNTIAVGGGVAANSGLRHHLQAAGTKHNLRVLFPPLKFCTDNAAMIACAAADHFNRGHTSPLSLGAQSRMLISDVMQLYQSGEGGFTIKACPCPSP from the coding sequence ATGGCAACCATTTTGGCAATTGAAACAAGTTGTGACGAAACCGCGGTAGCAATTGTAAACAATCGTGAAATTCTGAGTAGCATTGTTTCATCCCAGATTGCAACCCATTGTCTTTACGGTGGAGTAGTACCAGAGGTGGCATCTCGTAAGCACGTAGAAATGCTGAATCCAGCGATTGCTCAAGCTCTGGAGAACGCCAACCTTACCTGGTCAAGCATTGATGCCATTGCTGCAACCTGTGCCCCTGGCTTAGTAGGAGCTTTGCTGGTAGGCTTAACCACCGCAAAAACTCTGGCGATTTTGCATCAAAAGCCTTTTCTGGGGGTGCACCATTTGGAAGGGCACATTTATGCCTCTTACCTAAGCGAACCCAGTCTGGAGCCTCCCTTTATCTGCCTTTTAGTTTCAGGGGGACATACCAGTTTGATTTATGTCAAAGATTGTGGGCATTACGAAGTGTTGGGACAAACTCGCGATGATGCAGCAGGAGAAGCGTTTGACAAAGTAGCTCGGCTGATGAACCTGGGCTACCCTGGTGGTCCCATCATCGACAAACTGGCGAAACTGGGTAATCCTCAAGCTTTTGCGTTGCCTGAAGGTCAAGTCTCCCTTCCAGAAGGGGGGTTTCACCGCTACGATTCCAGCTTTAGCGGCTTGAAGACAGCCGTTCTGCGTCTGACCCAAAAGCTACAACAGGAGTCACCAAATCTGCCTGTCAATGATCTAGCAGCAAGCTTCCAGGAAACAGTGGCAAAAGCCTTGACTAAACGAGCGATCGCTTGCGCCTTGGACTATGGGCTTAACACAATCGCCGTGGGAGGTGGGGTTGCGGCTAACAGTGGCTTACGACACCATCTGCAAGCAGCGGGAACGAAACACAATTTGCGCGTACTGTTTCCGCCACTCAAATTCTGCACTGACAATGCTGCAATGATTGCCTGCGCTGCCGCTGACCATTTCAACCGTGGGCACACCTCCCCTTTATCACTGGGTGCTCAATCGCGAATGCTGATTTCAGACGTGATGCAGCTTTACCAATCAGGAGAAGGCGGCTTTACGATTAAAGCCTGTCCATGTCCAAGTCCATAG